From Triticum aestivum cultivar Chinese Spring chromosome 4A, IWGSC CS RefSeq v2.1, whole genome shotgun sequence, a single genomic window includes:
- the LOC123084976 gene encoding peptidyl-prolyl cis-trans isomerase CYP65 — MGKKQHSKDRMFITATEWATEWGGAKNREAIAPFQRLPFYCCALTFLPFEDPVCTADGSVFDLMSIIPYIKKFGKHPVTGGALKQEDLIPLTFHKNTDGEFQCPVLNKVFTEFTHIVAVKTTGNVFCYEAIQELNVKPKNWKELLTDEPFARKDLITIQNPNALDTKVLGQFDHVRQGLKLDDEELQRMKDDPTYNINVAGDLKQMMKELGTEKGKLAFLHGGGGQKAQKERAAALAVLLAKEEKSDSKSSKEPKPPQPFSVVDAASASVHGRSAAAAKSGTAEKTAARIAMHRAGDRDPINAKLVKSRYTTGAASRSFTSTSYDPVTKNEFEYVKVERNPKKKGYVQLHTTHGDLNLELHCDITPRTCENFLTHCENGYYNGLIFHRSIKNFMIQGGDPTGTGSGGESIWGQPFKDELNSKLLHSGRGVVSMANSGPHTNGSQFFILYKSAAHLNFKHTVFGMVVGGLHNLSAMEKVPVDDDDRPLEEIKLLKVNVFVNPYTEPDEEEEKAKEEEKNKDEDHDKVGSWYSNPGTGVSASASAGGGVGKYLKARTAGSADATGNAAAADDSSKKRKASAPSVEFKDFSGW, encoded by the exons atggggaagaagcaGCATAGCAAGGACCGGATGTTCATAACGGCCACGGAGTGGGCGACAGAGTGGGGTGGCGCCAAGAACAGGGAGGCCATCGCGCCATTCCAGCGCCTCCCCTTCTACTGCTGCGC GCTCACGTTCCTGCCATTTGAGGATCCGGTGTGTACGGCAGATGGAAGCGTCTTCGATTTGAT GAGCATAATCCCATATATTAAAAAATTCGGGAAGCATCCGGTAACTGGAGGAGCACTGAAGCAGGAGGATCTAATTCCTCTCACTTTCCACAAGAACACAGATG GAGAGTTCCAGTGTCCTGTTTTAAATAAAGTTTTTACAGAATTCACGCATATAGTTGCTGTAAAGACTACCGGGAACGTCTTCTGTTATGAG GCAATCCAGGAGCTTAACGTTAAGCCAAAGAATTGGAAAGAGTTGCTAACCGATGAGCCCTTCGCACGAAAGGACTTGATAACAATTCAG AATCCAAATGCGCTTGATACCAAGGTCCTAGGGCAATTTGATCATGTTAGACAAGGCCTCAAACTTGATGATGAAG AGTTGCAGCGGATGAAAGATGATCCAACCTACAACATAAATGTTGCCGGTGATCTTAAGCAAATGATGAAGGAACTTGGGACTGAAAAAGGAAAATTAGCTTTTCTGCATGGTGGTGGAGGACAGAAAGCTCAAAAGGAAAGAGCTGCCGCACTGGCTGTCCTTTTAGCAAAAGAAGAGAAGAGTGACTCGAAATCGAGCAAAGAACCTAAACCTCCTCAACCATTCAGTGTTGTggatgctgcttcggcttctgttCATGGCAGAAGTGCAGCAGCAGCAAAATCTGGCACTGCTGAGAAAactgctgctagaattgctatGCACAGGGCAGGGGATCGGGATCCTATAAATGCTAAATTG GTTAAAAGTCGTTACACTACTGGAGCAGCTTCACGTTCTTTCACGTCGACTTCCTATGATCCCGTTACCAAAAATGAATTTGAGTATGTTAAAGTTGAAAGGAATCCAAAAAAGAAAGGATATGTTCAGTTGCATACCACCCATGGTGATTTGAATTTGGAGCTTCATTGTGATATTACTCCTCGGACATGTGAAAACTTCCTAACACATTGTGAAAATGGTTACTACAATGGTCTTATCTTCCATCGTAGCATCAA AAACTTTATGATTCAAGGAGGTGATCCAACTGGCACAGGAAGTGGAGGGGAGTCCATATGGGGTCAACCTTTCAAGGATGAATTGAATTCAAAGCTGCTACATTCAGGAAGAGGTGTTGTCAGCATGGCGAATTCTGGGCCCCATACCAATGGGTCGCAGTTTTTCATCCTATACAAGTCTGCAGCACATTTAAATTTCAAACATACAGTGTTTGGCATGGTGGTTGGTGGTCTGCACAATCTTTCAGCAATGGAAAAGGTTCCTGTTGATGATGACGACCGCCCATTG GAGGAAATAAAGTTACTGAAAGTTAATGTATTTGTGAATCCTTACACGGAACCagacgaggaagaagaaaaggcaaaggaggaggagaagaacaaggatGAAGATCAT GATAAGGTGGGGTCATGGTATAGCAACCCAGGGACTGG
- the LOC123084979 gene encoding uncharacterized protein: MGGGGGGSPTASNSSSDDDGDASWRAAIDSVAVGGFGYPSSNGAAKAASGGVGVEEDSNGLEQPPQDEGKAQTPGLKLYQIKVRNMLDNMLERNLEIVRNPCLNVADPEETGGGIKLFKKAPPGIRMDAVDKYHVQLKRPKILPGPEVDEKSKKFRHMLQSVVVDGNDVLVSAKEASQISLARMEARETAAKTKAKREEERVNQLKKVRGEKWLPSIASKMKKEKSWEQWQEKKLRSNGSDGGSFQLGRIC, from the exons atgggcggcggcggcggcggcagcccgACGGCGAGCAACAGCAGCAGCGACGATGACGGAGACGCCTCGTGGAGGGCGGCCATCGACTCCGTCGCTGTAGGGGGCTTCGGCTACCCGTCGTCCAACGGCGCGGCGAAGGCCGCctctggcggcgtcggcgtcgaggAGGACAGCAACGGGCTGGAGCAGCCGCCGCAGGATGAGGGGAAGGCGCAAACGCCTGGGCTCAAGCTGTACCAGATCAAG GTAAGAAATATGTTGGACAATATGTTAGAGAGAAATCTCGAAATAGTGAGGAATCCTTGCTTGAACGTGGCTGACCCCGAGGAAACAGGGGGAGGGATAAAGTTATTTAAAAAGGCACCTCCTGGCATCAGAATGGATGCCGTAG ATAAATACCATGTGCAACTCAAGAGACCAAAGATTCTTCCTGGGCCAGAGGTCGACGAGAAATCAAAGAAG TTCAGACATATGCTTCAGTCTGTTGTTGTTGATGGTAACGACGTACTTGTTTCCGCGAAAGAAGCATCCCAAATATCATTGGCTAGAATGGAAGCTAGAGAAACTGCAGCAAAGACCAAAGCCAAGAGGGAGGAAGAAAGGGTGAACCAGCTGAAGAAGGTCAGGGGAGAGAAATGGCTTCCTTCCATTGCTAGTAAAATGAAG AAAGAAAAATCTTGGGAGCAATGGCAGGAAAAAAAGCTCAGGAGCAACGGCAGTGATGGTGGATCATTTCAGCTGGGCCGCATATGCTAA
- the LOC123084980 gene encoding pentatricopeptide repeat-containing protein At2g16880, which translates to MGQSTVHQSLRARAHSPQGSPHHHVLSSPQFPRFPPLHSPSPRRHRPPPPLLPMDTPPSTSASAATASDPDAALVAAVADALVSASRLPAPVPMPTLLAAYLPRLTASHHPRVLAVAASNPALASPESLLAYRSFLSPPSCLPSLLPLLPVLPYRHLFPLLLSFVPLDPLRHLHRHLLGHLPSTPLADAALCAYSRLRLPHLAAQLLHSLRRRIRVRPSLQAANAVLSALARSPSTSPQASLDAFRSLIALRLHPNHYTFNLLVHTHCSKGTLADALATLSTMQGFGLSPDAVTYNTLLHAHCRKGMLGEARTLLARMKKEGITPTRPTYNTLVSAYAKLGWIKQATKVLEAMTANGLEPDLWTYNVLIAGLCQAEKVDEAFRLKDEMERLGTLLPDVVTYNTLADACFKWRCSSDALRLLEEMREKGVKPTLVTHNIVIKGLCKDGELEEALGCFKKMADEGLAPDVITYNTLIDAYCKAGNVAKAFALMDEMVGRGLKLDTFTLNTVLYNLCKEKRYEEAQGLLQSPSQRGFVPDEVSYGTVMAAYFNEYNPEPALRLWDEMIQRKLTPTISTYNTLIKGLGRMGRLKEAIDKLNELMEKGLVPDDTTYNIVIHAYCKEGDLENAFQFHNKMVENSFKPDVVTCNTLMNGLCLQGKLDKAMKLFDSWVEKGKKVDVITYNTLIHAMCKNGDVDAALHFLADMEVRGLQPDAFTYNVVLSALSEAGRPEEAHSMLHKLSESGKLSQSFSSPLLKPSSVDETESGKDHEGNTEEETGGNPQDSALEAYTKRVNELCTGGQFKEAKAILDEMMQKGMSVDSSTYITLMEGLIKRQKRQTHAAG; encoded by the coding sequence ATGGGCCAGAGTACAGTCCACCAGAGTCTCAGGGCCAGAGCCCACAGCCCGCAGGGCAGCCCACACCACCATGTCCTCTCTTCCCCACAGTTTCCCCGCTTCCCTCCTCTCCACTCCCCCTCGCCGCGCCGTCACCgtccgccgcctcccctcctccccatGGACACCCCGCCGTCCACCTCCGCCTCGGCCGCAACCGCGTCCGACCCGGACGCGGCACTCGTCGCGGCCGTGGCGGACGCGCTCGTATCGGCGTCCCGCCTGCCCGCCCCGGTGCCCATGCCCACCCTCCTGGCCGCCTACCTCCCGCGCCTCACCGCCTCCCAccacccgcgcgtgctcgccgTCGCGGCCTCCAACCCGGCGCTCGCCTCGCCGGAGTCGCTCCTCGCCTACCGCAGCTTCCTCTCGCCGCCCTCCTGcctgccctccctcctcccgctcctccccgTCCTCCCCTACCGCCACCTCTTCCCGCTGCTCCTCTCCTTCGTCCCGCTCGACCCGCTCCGCCACCTCCACCGGCACCTCCTCGGCCACCTCCCCTCGACCCCTCTCGCCGACGCCGCGCTCTGCGCCTACTCCCGCCTCCGCCTCCCCCACCTCGCCGCCCAGCTCCTccactccctccgccgccgcatccGCGTCCGCCCCTCCCTCCAGGCCGCCAACGCCGTCCTCTCCGCGCTCGCGCGCAGCCCCTCCACCTCCCCGCAGGCCTCCCTGGACGCCTTCCGCTCCCTCATCGCGCTCCGCCTCCACCCCAACCACTACACCTTCAACCTCCTCGTGCACACCCACTGCTCCAAGGGCACCCTCGCCGACGCCCTCGCCACGCTCTCCACCATGCAAGGGTTCGGCCTCTCCCCCGACGCCGTCACCTACAACACGCTCCTCCACGCGCACTGCCGGAAAGGCATGCTCGGTGAGGCGAGGACTCTGCTGGCGAGAATGAAGAAAGAGGGGATCACGCCCACGCGGCCGACGTACAATACCCTTGTGTCGGCTTACGCGAAGCTGGGGTGGATTAAGCAGGCGACCAAGGTCTTGGAGGCCATGACGGCCAACGGGCTGGAGCCTGACCTGTGGACGTACAATGTGCTTATCGCTGGGCTGTGCCAGGCAGAGAAGGTGGATGAGGCGTTTAGGCTGAAGGATGAGATGGAGCGGCTCGGCACTTTGTTGCCTGATGTAGTGACCTACAATACACTCGCTGATGCGTGCTTTAAGTGGAGGTGTTCGTCTGATGCACTGAGGCTGCTCGAGGAAATGCGTGAGAAGGGGGTGAAGCCGACTTTGGTCACACATAACATTGTTATCAAGGGGCTTTGCAAGGATGGGGAATTGGAGGAGGCGTTGGGGTGTTTCAAGAAGATGGCAGATGAAGGTTTAGCACCAGATGTGATCACGTATAATACGTTGATTGATGCATACTGCAAGGCTGGCAATGTCGCCAAAGCATTTGCACTAATGGATGAGATGGTCGGTAGGGGACTCAAATTGGACACCTTCACGCTTAATACCGTGCTATATAATCTGTGCAAGGAGAAGCGTTATGAAGAGGCTCAAGGGCTGCTACAATCTCCATCCCAAAGGGGTTTTGTGCCCGATGAAGTCAGCTATGGCACAGTGATGGCAGCCTACTTCAACGAGTATAATCCGGAGCCTGCTCTGCGTCTGTGGGATGAGATGATTCAGAGGAAGTTGACACCAACTATTTCGACTTACAACACATTGATCAAGGGGCTTGGCAGAATGGGGAGGTTGAAAGAGGCGATTGATAAGTTGAATGAGCTCATGGAGAAGGGGTTGGTACCAGATGACACCACGTACAATATCGTCATCCATGCCTACTGCAAGGAAGGGGACTTGGAGAATGCCTTCCAGTTCCACAACAAGATGGTGGAAAATTCCTTTAAGCCAGATGTTGTTACTTGCAACACTTTGATGAATGGACTGTGTCTGCAGGGGAAGCTTGACAAAGCAATGAAGCTCTTTGACTCATGGGTAGAGAAAGGGAAGAAGGTTGATGTTATCACATATAACACCCTAATACATGCTATGTGCAAAAATGGGGATGTTGATGCTGCTTTGCATTTTCTCGCTGATATGGAGGTCAGAGGATTGCAGCCTGACGCGTTTACCTACAATGTTGTGTTATCTGCACTATCTGAAGCAGGGAGACCAGAAGAAGCGCATAGTATGCTGCATAAGTTATCTGAGAGTGGAAAATTGTCTCAAAGCTTTTCTTCTCCCCTCTTGAAGCCTTCTTCTGTAGATGAAACAGAGTCAGGGAAGGATCACGAGGGTAATACTGAGGAAGAAACTGGTGGAAATCCACAAGATAGTGCTCTGGAGGCCTACACGAAACGCGTAAATGAGCTATGCACCGGTGGGCAATTCAAAGAAGCTAAGGCCATTTTGGATGAGATGATGCAAAAGGGAATGTCTGTTGACAGTTCAACGTATATAACTTTGATGGAAGGGCTTATCAAGAGGCAGAAAAGGCAAACACATGCAGCTGGGTAG
- the LOC123084981 gene encoding endo-1,4-beta-xylanase 5, producing the protein MATTMEKLVFLLLWAAALMEGSMVKSLPYDSSASVECLVEPMEPHYGGGLIVNPDFSAGLRGWSAFGYGSVAEGASVATGNRYAVAGNRTRPYHSVSQKVYLQNDTHYTLSAWLQVSHGAAADVWAVVKTADDFVHVGGAVAKPGCWSMLKGGFTAANAGRAEIYFESNATVDIWVDSVSLKPFSKEEWAAHRTESTRAVRRKMVRLQAKDSGGNPLQGAEVSVENVRSSFPLGAAMSREILTNPGYQQWFTSRFTVTTFENEMKWYSTEPAPGREDYTVPDAMLALAKQHGIGVRGHNVFWDDPKQQPRWVQSLPYPELLAAASRRIRSFVSRYAGQVIAWDVVNENLHYSFFERQFGWDASTAFYAAARLLDAGSALMFMNDYNTLEQPGDMAAAPGRYVDRLRQIIASYPENGAGMAIGLEGHFTTPNIPYMRAALDSLAQIGLPVWLTEVDVAGGPSQAQHLEEVLREAYAHPAVQGVILWSAWRPQGCYVMCLTDNNFRNLPQGDVVDRLLAEWRTAAQTGTTDEQGYFQAEVAHGDYKVTVSHPSLNTSVSQSVTVDLGSGNHFFIQA; encoded by the exons ATGGCTACCACGATGGAGAAGCTGGTGTTCTTGCTCTTATGGGCTGCTGCTCTAATGGAAG GTTCCATGGTGAAGTCTCTCCCGTACGATTCTTCCGCAAGCGTCGAG TGCTTGGTTGAGCCGATGGAGCCGCACTACGGCGGCGGGCTCATCGTCAACCCGGACTTCAGCGCCGGCCTCCGGGGCTGGTCGGCCTTCGGCTACGGCAGCGTCGCCGAGGGCGCGTCGGTGGCCACGGGGAACCGGTACGCCGTGGCGGGCAACCGGACGCGGCCGTACCACAGCGTCAGCCAGAAGGTGTACCTGCAGAACGACACGCACTACACTCTGTCCGCGTGGTTGCAGGTGAGCCATGGTGCCGCCGCCGACGTGTGGGCGGTTGTCAAGACCGCCGACGACTTCGTTCACGTCGGCGGCGCCGTGGCCAAGCCCGGGTGCTGGTCCATGCTCAAGGGCGGGTTCACCGCCGCCAACGCCGGGCGCGCCGAGATCTACTTCGAG AGCAATGCGACGGTGGACATATGGGTGGACAGTGTCTCGCTGAAGCCGTTCAGCAAGGAGGAGTGGGCGGCGCACCGGACGGAGTCGACCCGCGCCGTGCGGAGGAAGATGGTGAGGCTCCAGGCCAAGGACTCCGGCGGGAACCCGCTGCAGGGCGCGGAGGTGTCGGTGGAGAACGTGCGCAGCAGCTTCCCTCTGGGCGCGGCCATGAGCCGCGAGATCCTGACCAACCCGGGGTACCAGCAGTGGTTCACGTCCCGGTTCACGGTGACCACGTTCGAGAACGAGATGAAGTGGTACAGCACGGAGCCGGCGCCGGGGCGGGAGGACTACACGGTGCCGGACGCGATGCTGGCGCTGGCGAAGCAGCACGGCATCGGGGTGCGCGGGCACAACGTGTTCTGGGACGACCCCAAGCAGCAGCCGCGGTGGGTGCAGTCGCTCCCCTACCCGGAGCTGCTGGCGGCGGCGTCGCGGCGGATCCGGTCCTTCGTGTCGCGGTACGCCGGGCAGGTGATCGCGTGGGACGTGGTGAACGAGAACCTGCACTACTCCTTCTTCGAGCGCCAGTTCGGGTGGGACGCGTCCACGGCCTTCtacgcggcggcgcggctgctgGACGCCGGGTCGGCGCTCATGTTCATGAACGACTACAACACGCTGGAGCAGCCCGGGGACATGGCGGCGGCGCCGGGGAGGTACGTGGACCGGCTGCGGCAGATCATCGCGTCCTACCCGGAGAACGGCGCCGGCATGGCCATCGGGCTGGAGGGGCACTTCACCACCCCCAACATCCCCTACATGCGCGCCGCGCTCGACTCGCTGGCCCAGATCGGGCTCCCCGTGTGGCTCACGGAGGTGGACGTGGCCGGCGGGCCGTCGCAGGCGCAGCACCTGGAGGAGGTGCTGCGGGAGGCGTACGCGCACCCGGCGGTGCAGGGGGTCATCCTCTGGTCCGCGTGGCGGCCGCAGGGGTGCTACGTCATGTGCCTCACCGACAACAACTTCAGGAACCTGCCGCAGGGGGACGTGGTGGACCGGCTGCTCGCCGAGTGGAGGACGGCGGCGCAGACCGGCACCACCGACGAGCAGGGCTACTTCCAGGCCGAGGTCGCGCACGGCGACTACAAGGTCACCGTCAGCCACCCCTCGCTCAACACCTCCGTCTCGCAGAGCGTCACGGTCGACCTCGGCTCCGGGAACCACTTCTTCATCCAGGCCTAG